From a region of the Marmota flaviventris isolate mMarFla1 chromosome 13, mMarFla1.hap1, whole genome shotgun sequence genome:
- the Atosb gene encoding atos homolog protein B isoform X2 encodes MRHVQAEPSPSSEPEAGPSQPPVRQGTLQGGLLMGYSPAGGAASPGVYQVSIFSPPAGASEPHRALKRPAPPTEGPRELKRGPGLGAREGLPPEEPSTVGLLAPEGLGLGLGVASQHFSHHGLCVVEQGGNATSPWTSGARRPPWLPSNASCNTLHTRDWASPDPGGQGSLGESPGPAPSGQLHTLDTDLHSLAQIGGKSPVAGVGNGGSPWPRESPGTANGHSPEHTPPGPGPPGPCPTKRRLLPAGEALDVSSEDEGPAPRRRRGTLGHPPAANCSDAKATPFWSHLLPGPKEPVLDSRDCSPVGRRLKSARRLKLSSLRSLRKGPGLLSSLSASPVPTPAVSRTLLGNFEESLLRGRFAPSGHIEGFTAEIGASGSYCPQHVTLPVTVTFFDVSEQNAPAPFLGVVDLNPLGRKGYSVPKVGTIQVTVVKMFLVTFDFSDMPAAHMTFLRHRLFLVPVGEEGNASPTHRLLCYLLHLRFRSSRSGRLSLHGDIRLLFSRRSLELDTGLPYELQAVTEAPHNPRYSPFP; translated from the exons ATGCGCCACGTGCAGGCGGAGCCGTCTCCATCCTCAGAGCCAGAGGCTGGCCCTTCACAGCCTCCAGTCAGACAGGGGACCCTCCAGGGTGGCCTGCTCATGGGCTACAGCCCAGCAGGGGGGGCAGCATCCCCCGGGGTCTACCAGGTATCCATCTTTTCCCCTCCAGCTGGTGCCTCTGAGCCTCACAGGGCTCTGAAGCGGCCGGCCCCACCTACTGAGGGTCCCCGGGAGCTGAAgagaggccctgggctgggggccaGAGAGGGATTACCCCCTGAAGAACCATCTACTGTGGGGCTATTGGCCCCAGAGGGACTGGGTCTGGGACTGGGTGTGGCCAGCCAGCATTTCTCCCATCATGGCCTCTGTGTTGTGGAACAGGGAGGTAATGCCACCTCACCTTGGACTTCAGGGGCCCGAAGACCCCCCTGGCTCCCATCAAATGCTTCCTGCAATACTTTGCACACCAGAGACTGGGCTTCCCCAGATCCAGGGGGACAGGGGTCCCTGGGGGAGTCTCCAGGGCCAGCCCCTTCAGGCCAGCTGCACACACTTGACACTGATTTGCACAGTCTTGCACAAATAGGGGGTAAGAGCCCAGTGGCTGGGGTGGGCAACGGGGGAAGCCCCTGGCCTAGGGAGTCCCCTGGCACTGCCAATGGGCACAGTCCCGAGCACACACCCCCTGGCCCTGGACCTCCAGGCCCCTGCCCTACCAAGCGAAGGCTGCTTCCTGCTGGAGAAGCCCTGGATGTCAGCTCTGAGGATGAGGGGCCAGCCCCTCGGAGGCGCCGGGGAACCCTGGGCCACCCTCCTGCTGCCAACTGTTCTGATGCCAAAGCCACACCCTTCTGGAGCCACCTGCTGCCCGGGCCCAAGGAGCCTGTTTTG GACTCAAGAGACTGCAGTCCCGTGGGGCGGAGGCTGAAAAGTGCCCGTCGCCTGAAGCT GAGCTCCCTTCGAAGCCTCCGGAAGGGACCAGGCCTGCTGAGCTCCCTCAGTGCCTCCCCTGTTCCTACCCCTGCTGTCAGCCGTACCCTGCTGGGCAACTTTGAG GAATCATTGTTGCGAGGACGCTTTGCACCATCTGGCCACATTGAGGGCTTCACAGCAGAGATTGGAGCTAGTGGGTCCTACTGTCCCCAGCATGTCACGCTGCCTGTCACTGTCACCTTCTTTGATGTTTCTGAGCAAAATGCCCCGGCCCCCTTCCTG GGTGTCGTGGACCTGAATCCCCTGGGGAGGAAGGGTTACAGCGTGCCCAAGGTGGGCACCATTCAAGTG ACTGTGGTGAAGATGTTCCTTGTGACCTTTGACTTCTCGGACATGCCTGCTGCCCACATGACCTTCTTGCGCCATCGCCTCTTTTTGGTGCCTGTGGGTGAGGAGGGAAATGCTAGTCCCACCCACCGCCTCCTCTGCTACTTGCTGCACCTCAG GTTCCGGAGCTCCCGCTCAGGCCGATTAAGCCTACATGGAGATATCCGCCTGCTTTTTTCCCGACGGAGCCTGGAGCTGGACACAGGGCTCCCCTATGAACTGCAGGCCGTAACTGAGGCCCCCCACAATCCACGTTATTCTCCTTTTCCCTGA
- the Atosb gene encoding atos homolog protein B isoform X1, which yields MRHVQAEPSPSSEPEAGPSQPPVRQGTLQGGLLMGYSPAGGAASPGVYQVSIFSPPAGASEPHRALKRPAPPTEGPRELKRGPGLGAREGLPPEEPSTVGLLAPEGLGLGLGVASQHFSHHGLCVVEQGGNATSPWTSGARRPPWLPSNASCNTLHTRDWASPDPGGQGSLGESPGPAPSGQLHTLDTDLHSLAQIGGKSPVAGVGNGGSPWPRESPGTANGHSPEHTPPGPGPPGPCPTKRRLLPAGEALDVSSEDEGPAPRRRRGTLGHPPAANCSDAKATPFWSHLLPGPKEPVLDSRDCSPVGRRLKSARRLKLSSLRSLRKGPGLLSSLSASPVPTPAVSRTLLGNFEESLLRGRFAPSGHIEGFTAEIGASGSYCPQHVTLPVTVTFFDVSEQNAPAPFLGVVDLNPLGRKGYSVPKVGTIQVTLFNPNQTVVKMFLVTFDFSDMPAAHMTFLRHRLFLVPVGEEGNASPTHRLLCYLLHLRFRSSRSGRLSLHGDIRLLFSRRSLELDTGLPYELQAVTEAPHNPRYSPFP from the exons ATGCGCCACGTGCAGGCGGAGCCGTCTCCATCCTCAGAGCCAGAGGCTGGCCCTTCACAGCCTCCAGTCAGACAGGGGACCCTCCAGGGTGGCCTGCTCATGGGCTACAGCCCAGCAGGGGGGGCAGCATCCCCCGGGGTCTACCAGGTATCCATCTTTTCCCCTCCAGCTGGTGCCTCTGAGCCTCACAGGGCTCTGAAGCGGCCGGCCCCACCTACTGAGGGTCCCCGGGAGCTGAAgagaggccctgggctgggggccaGAGAGGGATTACCCCCTGAAGAACCATCTACTGTGGGGCTATTGGCCCCAGAGGGACTGGGTCTGGGACTGGGTGTGGCCAGCCAGCATTTCTCCCATCATGGCCTCTGTGTTGTGGAACAGGGAGGTAATGCCACCTCACCTTGGACTTCAGGGGCCCGAAGACCCCCCTGGCTCCCATCAAATGCTTCCTGCAATACTTTGCACACCAGAGACTGGGCTTCCCCAGATCCAGGGGGACAGGGGTCCCTGGGGGAGTCTCCAGGGCCAGCCCCTTCAGGCCAGCTGCACACACTTGACACTGATTTGCACAGTCTTGCACAAATAGGGGGTAAGAGCCCAGTGGCTGGGGTGGGCAACGGGGGAAGCCCCTGGCCTAGGGAGTCCCCTGGCACTGCCAATGGGCACAGTCCCGAGCACACACCCCCTGGCCCTGGACCTCCAGGCCCCTGCCCTACCAAGCGAAGGCTGCTTCCTGCTGGAGAAGCCCTGGATGTCAGCTCTGAGGATGAGGGGCCAGCCCCTCGGAGGCGCCGGGGAACCCTGGGCCACCCTCCTGCTGCCAACTGTTCTGATGCCAAAGCCACACCCTTCTGGAGCCACCTGCTGCCCGGGCCCAAGGAGCCTGTTTTG GACTCAAGAGACTGCAGTCCCGTGGGGCGGAGGCTGAAAAGTGCCCGTCGCCTGAAGCT GAGCTCCCTTCGAAGCCTCCGGAAGGGACCAGGCCTGCTGAGCTCCCTCAGTGCCTCCCCTGTTCCTACCCCTGCTGTCAGCCGTACCCTGCTGGGCAACTTTGAG GAATCATTGTTGCGAGGACGCTTTGCACCATCTGGCCACATTGAGGGCTTCACAGCAGAGATTGGAGCTAGTGGGTCCTACTGTCCCCAGCATGTCACGCTGCCTGTCACTGTCACCTTCTTTGATGTTTCTGAGCAAAATGCCCCGGCCCCCTTCCTG GGTGTCGTGGACCTGAATCCCCTGGGGAGGAAGGGTTACAGCGTGCCCAAGGTGGGCACCATTCAAGTG ACCTTATTTAACCCCAACCAGACTGTGGTGAAGATGTTCCTTGTGACCTTTGACTTCTCGGACATGCCTGCTGCCCACATGACCTTCTTGCGCCATCGCCTCTTTTTGGTGCCTGTGGGTGAGGAGGGAAATGCTAGTCCCACCCACCGCCTCCTCTGCTACTTGCTGCACCTCAG GTTCCGGAGCTCCCGCTCAGGCCGATTAAGCCTACATGGAGATATCCGCCTGCTTTTTTCCCGACGGAGCCTGGAGCTGGACACAGGGCTCCCCTATGAACTGCAGGCCGTAACTGAGGCCCCCCACAATCCACGTTATTCTCCTTTTCCCTGA
- the Atosb gene encoding atos homolog protein B isoform X4: MRHVQAEPSPSSEPEAGPSQPPVRQGTLQGGLLMGYSPAGGAASPGVYQGGNATSPWTSGARRPPWLPSNASCNTLHTRDWASPDPGGQGSLGESPGPAPSGQLHTLDTDLHSLAQIGGKSPVAGVGNGGSPWPRESPGTANGHSPEHTPPGPGPPGPCPTKRRLLPAGEALDVSSEDEGPAPRRRRGTLGHPPAANCSDAKATPFWSHLLPGPKEPVLDSRDCSPVGRRLKSARRLKLSSLRSLRKGPGLLSSLSASPVPTPAVSRTLLGNFEESLLRGRFAPSGHIEGFTAEIGASGSYCPQHVTLPVTVTFFDVSEQNAPAPFLGVVDLNPLGRKGYSVPKVGTIQVTLFNPNQTVVKMFLVTFDFSDMPAAHMTFLRHRLFLVPVGEEGNASPTHRLLCYLLHLRFRSSRSGRLSLHGDIRLLFSRRSLELDTGLPYELQAVTEAPHNPRYSPFP; encoded by the exons ATGCGCCACGTGCAGGCGGAGCCGTCTCCATCCTCAGAGCCAGAGGCTGGCCCTTCACAGCCTCCAGTCAGACAGGGGACCCTCCAGGGTGGCCTGCTCATGGGCTACAGCCCAGCAGGGGGGGCAGCATCCCCCGGGGTCTACCAG GGAGGTAATGCCACCTCACCTTGGACTTCAGGGGCCCGAAGACCCCCCTGGCTCCCATCAAATGCTTCCTGCAATACTTTGCACACCAGAGACTGGGCTTCCCCAGATCCAGGGGGACAGGGGTCCCTGGGGGAGTCTCCAGGGCCAGCCCCTTCAGGCCAGCTGCACACACTTGACACTGATTTGCACAGTCTTGCACAAATAGGGGGTAAGAGCCCAGTGGCTGGGGTGGGCAACGGGGGAAGCCCCTGGCCTAGGGAGTCCCCTGGCACTGCCAATGGGCACAGTCCCGAGCACACACCCCCTGGCCCTGGACCTCCAGGCCCCTGCCCTACCAAGCGAAGGCTGCTTCCTGCTGGAGAAGCCCTGGATGTCAGCTCTGAGGATGAGGGGCCAGCCCCTCGGAGGCGCCGGGGAACCCTGGGCCACCCTCCTGCTGCCAACTGTTCTGATGCCAAAGCCACACCCTTCTGGAGCCACCTGCTGCCCGGGCCCAAGGAGCCTGTTTTG GACTCAAGAGACTGCAGTCCCGTGGGGCGGAGGCTGAAAAGTGCCCGTCGCCTGAAGCT GAGCTCCCTTCGAAGCCTCCGGAAGGGACCAGGCCTGCTGAGCTCCCTCAGTGCCTCCCCTGTTCCTACCCCTGCTGTCAGCCGTACCCTGCTGGGCAACTTTGAG GAATCATTGTTGCGAGGACGCTTTGCACCATCTGGCCACATTGAGGGCTTCACAGCAGAGATTGGAGCTAGTGGGTCCTACTGTCCCCAGCATGTCACGCTGCCTGTCACTGTCACCTTCTTTGATGTTTCTGAGCAAAATGCCCCGGCCCCCTTCCTG GGTGTCGTGGACCTGAATCCCCTGGGGAGGAAGGGTTACAGCGTGCCCAAGGTGGGCACCATTCAAGTG ACCTTATTTAACCCCAACCAGACTGTGGTGAAGATGTTCCTTGTGACCTTTGACTTCTCGGACATGCCTGCTGCCCACATGACCTTCTTGCGCCATCGCCTCTTTTTGGTGCCTGTGGGTGAGGAGGGAAATGCTAGTCCCACCCACCGCCTCCTCTGCTACTTGCTGCACCTCAG GTTCCGGAGCTCCCGCTCAGGCCGATTAAGCCTACATGGAGATATCCGCCTGCTTTTTTCCCGACGGAGCCTGGAGCTGGACACAGGGCTCCCCTATGAACTGCAGGCCGTAACTGAGGCCCCCCACAATCCACGTTATTCTCCTTTTCCCTGA
- the Atosb gene encoding atos homolog protein B isoform X3, whose product MRHVQAEPSPSSEPEAGPSQPPVRQGTLQGGLLMGYSPAGGAASPGVYQVSIFSPPAGASEPHRALKRPAPPTEGPRELKRGPGLGAREGLPPEEPSTVGLLAPEGLGLGLGVASQHFSHHGLCVVEQGGNATSPWTSGARRPPWLPSNASCNTLHTRDWASPDPGGQGSLGESPGPAPSGQLHTLDTDLHSLAQIGGPCPTKRRLLPAGEALDVSSEDEGPAPRRRRGTLGHPPAANCSDAKATPFWSHLLPGPKEPVLDSRDCSPVGRRLKSARRLKLSSLRSLRKGPGLLSSLSASPVPTPAVSRTLLGNFEESLLRGRFAPSGHIEGFTAEIGASGSYCPQHVTLPVTVTFFDVSEQNAPAPFLGVVDLNPLGRKGYSVPKVGTIQVTLFNPNQTVVKMFLVTFDFSDMPAAHMTFLRHRLFLVPVGEEGNASPTHRLLCYLLHLRFRSSRSGRLSLHGDIRLLFSRRSLELDTGLPYELQAVTEAPHNPRYSPFP is encoded by the exons ATGCGCCACGTGCAGGCGGAGCCGTCTCCATCCTCAGAGCCAGAGGCTGGCCCTTCACAGCCTCCAGTCAGACAGGGGACCCTCCAGGGTGGCCTGCTCATGGGCTACAGCCCAGCAGGGGGGGCAGCATCCCCCGGGGTCTACCAGGTATCCATCTTTTCCCCTCCAGCTGGTGCCTCTGAGCCTCACAGGGCTCTGAAGCGGCCGGCCCCACCTACTGAGGGTCCCCGGGAGCTGAAgagaggccctgggctgggggccaGAGAGGGATTACCCCCTGAAGAACCATCTACTGTGGGGCTATTGGCCCCAGAGGGACTGGGTCTGGGACTGGGTGTGGCCAGCCAGCATTTCTCCCATCATGGCCTCTGTGTTGTGGAACAGGGAGGTAATGCCACCTCACCTTGGACTTCAGGGGCCCGAAGACCCCCCTGGCTCCCATCAAATGCTTCCTGCAATACTTTGCACACCAGAGACTGGGCTTCCCCAGATCCAGGGGGACAGGGGTCCCTGGGGGAGTCTCCAGGGCCAGCCCCTTCAGGCCAGCTGCACACACTTGACACTGATTTGCACAGTCTTGCACAAATAGGGG GCCCCTGCCCTACCAAGCGAAGGCTGCTTCCTGCTGGAGAAGCCCTGGATGTCAGCTCTGAGGATGAGGGGCCAGCCCCTCGGAGGCGCCGGGGAACCCTGGGCCACCCTCCTGCTGCCAACTGTTCTGATGCCAAAGCCACACCCTTCTGGAGCCACCTGCTGCCCGGGCCCAAGGAGCCTGTTTTG GACTCAAGAGACTGCAGTCCCGTGGGGCGGAGGCTGAAAAGTGCCCGTCGCCTGAAGCT GAGCTCCCTTCGAAGCCTCCGGAAGGGACCAGGCCTGCTGAGCTCCCTCAGTGCCTCCCCTGTTCCTACCCCTGCTGTCAGCCGTACCCTGCTGGGCAACTTTGAG GAATCATTGTTGCGAGGACGCTTTGCACCATCTGGCCACATTGAGGGCTTCACAGCAGAGATTGGAGCTAGTGGGTCCTACTGTCCCCAGCATGTCACGCTGCCTGTCACTGTCACCTTCTTTGATGTTTCTGAGCAAAATGCCCCGGCCCCCTTCCTG GGTGTCGTGGACCTGAATCCCCTGGGGAGGAAGGGTTACAGCGTGCCCAAGGTGGGCACCATTCAAGTG ACCTTATTTAACCCCAACCAGACTGTGGTGAAGATGTTCCTTGTGACCTTTGACTTCTCGGACATGCCTGCTGCCCACATGACCTTCTTGCGCCATCGCCTCTTTTTGGTGCCTGTGGGTGAGGAGGGAAATGCTAGTCCCACCCACCGCCTCCTCTGCTACTTGCTGCACCTCAG GTTCCGGAGCTCCCGCTCAGGCCGATTAAGCCTACATGGAGATATCCGCCTGCTTTTTTCCCGACGGAGCCTGGAGCTGGACACAGGGCTCCCCTATGAACTGCAGGCCGTAACTGAGGCCCCCCACAATCCACGTTATTCTCCTTTTCCCTGA